In Amycolatopsis endophytica, the following are encoded in one genomic region:
- the dxr gene encoding 1-deoxy-D-xylulose-5-phosphate reductoisomerase, with amino-acid sequence MNAPRTVLVLGSTGSIGTQALDVAARNQHLFRIAGLAAGGSDPALLAAQALAHQVDAVAVTKPTVVEDLQLALYAEAQKRGYSRGEFKLPRIFAGRDAVVELIGAVAVDVVLNGLPGSQGLEPTLRALETGATLALANKESLIAGGPLVLKQAKPGQIVPVDSEHSAMAQALRGGRADEVDRFVLTASGGPFRGRRRADLADVTVDDALAHPTWAMGRLITINSATLVNKGLELIEASLLFGVGCDRIDVVVHPQSIVHSMITFTDGSTLAQASPPDMRLPIALALNWPDRVPGAAAACRWDQASSWTFEPLDNEAFPAVELARQVGTAGGCLPAVYNAANEVCVEAFLTQNARFTAIVDTVTQVVEAADEWRREPSDVAEVLAAERWARARAAEIVTGGK; translated from the coding sequence ATGAACGCACCCCGCACCGTCCTCGTGCTCGGTTCGACCGGCTCGATCGGCACCCAGGCACTGGACGTCGCCGCCCGCAACCAGCACCTTTTCCGCATCGCGGGCCTCGCCGCGGGCGGATCCGACCCCGCGCTGCTCGCCGCGCAGGCGCTGGCCCACCAGGTCGACGCCGTCGCCGTGACGAAACCCACGGTGGTGGAGGACCTGCAGCTCGCGCTGTACGCGGAGGCGCAGAAGCGTGGTTACTCACGGGGTGAGTTCAAGCTGCCCCGCATCTTCGCGGGCCGCGACGCCGTGGTCGAACTGATCGGTGCGGTCGCCGTCGACGTCGTCCTCAACGGGCTGCCCGGCTCGCAGGGCCTCGAACCGACGCTCAGGGCCCTCGAAACCGGGGCGACCCTCGCGCTGGCGAACAAGGAGTCGCTGATCGCCGGCGGGCCGCTGGTGCTCAAGCAGGCCAAGCCCGGCCAGATCGTCCCGGTCGACTCCGAGCACTCCGCGATGGCGCAGGCGCTGCGCGGCGGCCGCGCCGACGAGGTCGACCGGTTCGTGCTCACCGCCTCCGGCGGCCCGTTCCGCGGCAGACGGCGCGCCGACCTGGCCGATGTCACGGTCGACGACGCGCTGGCACACCCGACCTGGGCGATGGGCCGCCTCATCACGATCAACTCGGCCACCCTGGTCAACAAGGGCCTGGAGCTGATCGAGGCGAGCCTGCTGTTCGGCGTCGGCTGCGACCGCATCGACGTGGTCGTCCACCCGCAGTCGATCGTGCACTCGATGATCACGTTCACCGACGGCTCGACGCTCGCCCAGGCCAGCCCGCCGGACATGCGCCTGCCGATCGCGCTGGCCCTCAACTGGCCGGACCGCGTCCCCGGTGCCGCGGCCGCGTGCCGGTGGGACCAGGCGAGCTCGTGGACCTTCGAGCCACTGGACAACGAGGCGTTCCCGGCGGTCGAACTGGCCAGGCAGGTCGGCACCGCGGGCGGCTGCCTGCCCGCGGTCTACAACGCCGCGAACGAGGTCTGCGTCGAGGCTTTCCTGACGCAGAACGCCCGCTTCACGGCGATTGTGGACACTGTTACCCAGGTGGTGGAGGCCGCCGACGAGTGGCGTCGCGAGCCGAGCGACGTCGCGGAGGTACTGGCGGCCGAGCGGTGGGCGCGAGCCCGGGCCGCCGAGATCGTGACCGGAGGGAAGTAG